In Polynucleobacter ibericus, a genomic segment contains:
- a CDS encoding DNA topoisomerase III, translating into MATKATTKKSSSKTSAGDHPKALIIAEKPSVANDIAKALGGFTKYEDYFESDEFLISSAVGHLLEIAAPEEFDVKRGKWSFANLPVVPPYFDLRPIAKTESRLKVLQKLIKRKDVTSLINACDAGREGELIFRLIAQHAKASQSIQRLWLQSMTPAAIREGFTNLRTDEDMKPLADAARCRSEADWLVGINGTRAMTAFNSKSGGFFLTTVGRVQTPTLSIVVEREELIRKFISKDYWEVKAEFIAAAGIYEGRWFDPKFKKDVAEPDARENRLWSEAAAQSIVAACRGKKANVTEEAKPATQLAPQLFDLTSLQREANARFGFSAKNTLGLAQALYERHKVLTYPRTDAKALPEDYLDTVKQTMENLADNSQDYRAFAKQILQGDPKDPKAKAGYGWVKPNKRIFDNSKISDHFAIIPTLETPKNLSEPEAKLYDLVVRRFLAVFYPAAEFRVTTRISEVSGHHFKTEGRVLVNPGWLTVYGKSNQADDELVPVQQGKAVQTESIAAVPLKTKPPARYTEATLLSAMESAGKWVDDDDMREAMAEKGLGTPATRAAIIEGLLAEKYIVREARELIPTAKAFQLMTLLRGLDVEELTRPDLTGSWENKLSLIEQGKMNRDTFMQEIAQMTQRIVKRAKEYDSDTIPGDYATMTTPCPHCKGPVKENYRRFACEKCGFTISKTPGGRAFEYPEVEELLREKTIGPLQGFRSKMGRPFAAIIKLSEIPEDDKDYPNAGFKLEFDFGNTQDDETEAVDFTGRQALGVCPKCSGAVYEDGMRYVCENNTGPSKTCDFKTGKVVLQQEVSAEQVQKLLKEGKTDLLTNFKSNRTGRGFKAYLALDSAGKIGFEFEAKAPKAEGAAKAPAKKRAGASAATKSAAKPKRASKAKSSSSS; encoded by the coding sequence ATGACATTGCCAAGGCCTTAGGCGGATTTACAAAGTATGAGGATTATTTTGAGAGCGATGAATTCTTAATCTCTTCTGCGGTCGGTCATTTACTAGAAATTGCTGCTCCCGAAGAGTTTGACGTAAAGCGTGGCAAATGGTCATTTGCTAATTTACCAGTGGTGCCCCCTTATTTTGATTTACGTCCGATTGCAAAAACAGAGTCGCGCCTCAAGGTTTTGCAAAAACTCATTAAACGCAAAGATGTCACTTCACTAATTAATGCCTGTGACGCGGGACGTGAAGGCGAACTTATTTTCCGTTTAATTGCACAGCATGCAAAAGCATCGCAGTCTATTCAACGTTTATGGCTGCAATCGATGACCCCAGCAGCAATTCGTGAGGGCTTCACTAATTTGCGCACTGATGAGGATATGAAGCCTCTTGCTGATGCTGCTCGTTGTCGCTCAGAAGCGGACTGGTTAGTCGGCATTAACGGCACGCGTGCGATGACTGCATTTAATAGTAAGAGCGGTGGCTTCTTTCTCACAACCGTAGGTCGTGTTCAGACTCCAACTCTTTCTATTGTGGTGGAGCGCGAAGAGTTGATTCGTAAATTTATCTCCAAAGATTATTGGGAGGTGAAGGCAGAATTTATTGCTGCAGCAGGCATCTATGAAGGCCGCTGGTTTGACCCGAAATTTAAAAAGGATGTTGCTGAGCCTGATGCACGCGAGAATCGCCTGTGGAGCGAAGCGGCAGCACAAAGCATTGTTGCAGCATGTCGCGGTAAAAAAGCAAACGTTACAGAAGAAGCTAAGCCCGCCACGCAACTTGCCCCTCAGTTATTTGATTTAACTAGCTTACAGCGTGAGGCAAATGCGCGCTTTGGCTTCTCTGCAAAAAATACCTTAGGTCTTGCACAAGCTTTATATGAGCGTCACAAGGTATTAACGTATCCGCGTACTGATGCAAAAGCGCTGCCAGAGGATTACCTCGATACCGTCAAGCAAACCATGGAGAATCTTGCCGATAACTCGCAAGACTATCGCGCCTTTGCTAAACAAATCTTGCAGGGCGATCCAAAGGATCCAAAAGCTAAAGCAGGATATGGTTGGGTCAAGCCAAATAAACGGATCTTTGATAATTCTAAAATTTCTGATCACTTTGCGATCATTCCAACATTAGAAACGCCCAAGAATTTAAGCGAGCCCGAAGCGAAGCTCTACGATTTAGTTGTACGTCGTTTCTTGGCAGTGTTTTATCCTGCCGCAGAATTCCGCGTCACCACACGTATTAGCGAGGTATCTGGACACCACTTCAAAACAGAGGGGCGTGTTCTTGTAAACCCAGGCTGGTTAACGGTTTACGGTAAATCCAATCAAGCAGATGATGAGCTTGTTCCAGTACAACAGGGCAAAGCAGTACAAACTGAGTCTATTGCTGCTGTACCGCTAAAAACCAAACCGCCTGCACGGTATACGGAAGCTACATTGCTCTCTGCGATGGAAAGTGCTGGCAAGTGGGTTGATGATGATGACATGCGCGAAGCCATGGCTGAAAAGGGCTTGGGTACACCTGCAACACGCGCCGCCATCATTGAAGGCTTACTTGCTGAAAAATATATTGTGCGGGAAGCGCGTGAGCTCATTCCAACTGCAAAAGCTTTTCAGTTAATGACTTTATTGCGCGGCTTAGATGTTGAAGAATTAACACGCCCTGACTTAACGGGTAGCTGGGAAAACAAGCTATCTCTCATCGAGCAGGGCAAGATGAACCGCGATACCTTCATGCAAGAAATCGCGCAGATGACTCAGCGCATCGTGAAGCGTGCCAAAGAATATGACAGCGATACTATTCCAGGCGACTACGCCACAATGACCACGCCGTGCCCGCACTGCAAGGGTCCGGTCAAAGAGAACTACCGCCGTTTTGCTTGTGAGAAATGTGGTTTTACTATCAGCAAAACACCGGGTGGGCGTGCGTTTGAATATCCTGAAGTTGAAGAATTGTTGCGCGAAAAAACCATTGGACCACTGCAAGGATTCCGCAGCAAAATGGGGCGCCCATTTGCTGCCATTATTAAGTTAAGTGAAATCCCAGAGGACGATAAAGATTATCCAAATGCAGGATTTAAGCTTGAATTTGACTTTGGTAATACGCAAGATGATGAAACTGAAGCAGTGGATTTCACAGGTCGACAAGCTTTAGGTGTTTGTCCAAAGTGCTCTGGTGCAGTCTACGAGGATGGCATGCGTTATGTTTGCGAAAACAATACTGGCCCAAGTAAAACTTGTGATTTCAAAACTGGAAAAGTAGTGCTTCAGCAAGAAGTGTCAGCTGAGCAGGTTCAGAAATTGCTGAAAGAGGGCAAAACCGATCTTCTGACCAACTTTAAATCTAACCGCACTGGCCGTGGCTTTAAGGCCTATTTGGCCTTGGATTCTGCTGGCAAAATTGGCTTTGAATTTGAGGCCAAAGCCCCTAAAGCTGAAGGTGCGGCCAAGGCTCCAGCGAAGAAGCGGGCAGGCGCCAGCGCAGCAACCAAGTCTGCAGCAAAACCAAAGCGTGCTAGTAAAGCTAAATCATCCTCTAGTAGCTGA